One genomic segment of Coffea arabica cultivar ET-39 chromosome 6e, Coffea Arabica ET-39 HiFi, whole genome shotgun sequence includes these proteins:
- the LOC140009370 gene encoding transcription repressor OFP13-like yields MGKKKMKLPFPFKSKEKVIASTSWAWPTCGNPKTLSFRAKNEDGCGASIFFKTMNSAYVDASNLELMEIPDLYKSYECESFSSVLCEEESVETVIRGLRSERLFFEAEETSSILEKAKMDGFPFKESLVMAVDSRDPFADFRRSMEEMVEAHGLKDWESLEDLLTCYLRVNGKSNHGYIVGAFVDLLVALAFAASSPSPASSADPHGVSTSSDHNYHCSSSMTHSFTSPFSLSSTTTSTSPSLSLVEVEDEIEKSIDNASSSDA; encoded by the coding sequence ATGggcaagaagaaaatgaagcttccttttcccttcaaatccaaagaaaaagTAATAGCGTCTACTTCATGGGCATGGCCAACTTGCGGAAATCCTAAAACCCTTTCTTTTCGGGCCAAGAATGAGGATGGCTGTGGTGCCAGTATCTTTTTCAAGACCATGAATTCTGCTTATGTGGACGCGAGCAACCTGGAACTGATGGAAATCCCAGATTTGTACAAGTCCTACGAATGCGAAAGCTTTTCATCAGTGCTTTGCGAAGAGGAGTCCGTGGAGACGGTGATACGAGGTCTAAGGTCGGAAAGGCTGTTTTTTGAGGCGGAAGAGACGAGTTCGATACTGGAGAAGGCCAAAATGGATGGGTTTCCATTCAAAGAAAGTCTGGTAATGGCGGTGGACTCGAGAGACCCTTTTGCGGATTTCAGGAGATCGATGGAGGAAATGGTGGAGGCTCATGGGttgaaggattgggagagtcTGGAAGACCTTTTGACTTGTTATCTCAGGGTCAATGGGAAAAGCAATCATGGATATATAGTTGGAGCGTTTGTTGACTTGTTGGTTGCTCTTGCTTTTGCTgcttcttctccttctcctgCTTCTTCTGCTGATCCTCATGGTGTTTCAACTTCTTCAGATCATAATTACCATTGTTCTTCTTCTATGACTCATTCTTTCAcctctcctttctctctttcGTCAACTACCACCTCCACTAGCCCTTCTTTATCTTTAGTAGAAGTAGAAGATGAGATTGAAAAAAGTATAGACAATGCTTCATCTTCAGATGCATGA